In Planctomycetota bacterium, a single genomic region encodes these proteins:
- a CDS encoding winged helix-turn-helix transcriptional regulator — protein sequence MVADQLSSTFAALADPTRRAILARLSRGETSVSELAEPFKMTLPAISKHLKVLERAGLITRGREAQWRPCRLAAAPLKDVAGWLERYRKHWEESFDRLDDYLKELQAKDKKHGRKK from the coding sequence ATGGTCGCCGATCAACTCAGCTCGACGTTCGCCGCCTTGGCCGATCCGACGCGCCGCGCCATTTTGGCCCGGCTTTCCCGCGGGGAAACCTCGGTGTCGGAGCTGGCCGAGCCATTCAAGATGACCCTGCCCGCCATCTCGAAGCACTTGAAGGTGCTCGAACGGGCCGGACTGATCACCCGGGGGCGCGAGGCGCAGTGGCGGCCGTGCCGACTGGCGGCGGCGCCGCTGAAAGATGTGGCTGGCTGGCTCGAACGCTACCGCAAGCACTGGGAAGAAAGCTTCGACCGGTTGGACGACTACCTGAAAGAACTTCAAGCCAAGGATAAAAAGCATGGCCGCAAAAAATAG
- a CDS encoding PQQ-dependent sugar dehydrogenase has product MPKTFVSRSALSLAVVTLLIDARATAADDVAPTVAELQRQYEDYALTHAGDPFRGAKLFNSDQRAKCAVCHRIGKYGGQVGPELTVIGGKFDRPHLVESLLEPSRQIVEGFRTSTLQTSDGRALVGIVREAPGGQLQVAGVDGKVVELRADEVESRQPSDKSLMPEGLATQLSREEFTDLVAYLESLRPGGKVTPGAGIAGAIELPAGFRMSVVVKGLSGATALECLPDGRILVAEQAGQLRLVADGKLLPEPVVTLPVDSTWERGLLGVTIDPDFAQNQFIYVVWVAKEPYPHHRLSRFTLRGNVAETGSELVLLEGDDQRQLGGKVQAGHQGGAIHFGPDGKLYVALGEQTAELPAQKLDTLQGKLLRLNRDGSVPDDNPFVADTSGKYRAIWARGCRNPYTFAFDRATGTMLINDVGGKFEKINRGAAGANYGWPLVEHGPTSAPGMTGAIHTYPQASIAGGDFAPHGKTWPEAYRGQYFFADFVHGWIKTLDPARPERVSTFASGLRRPVDFRFGDDGALYVLLRNAWVIDGKFVAGTGSLLKITPPRMK; this is encoded by the coding sequence ATGCCTAAGACCTTCGTATCTCGATCGGCGTTGAGCTTGGCCGTTGTGACGCTGCTGATAGATGCACGCGCGACCGCTGCTGACGACGTGGCCCCTACGGTGGCCGAGTTGCAGCGGCAGTATGAAGACTATGCGCTAACGCATGCCGGCGATCCGTTTCGTGGCGCCAAGTTGTTCAACAGCGATCAGCGCGCCAAATGCGCCGTCTGTCATCGAATCGGCAAATACGGCGGGCAAGTCGGCCCAGAGTTGACGGTCATTGGCGGCAAGTTCGATCGGCCTCATCTGGTCGAGTCGCTGCTCGAACCGTCGCGGCAGATCGTCGAAGGCTTTCGGACCAGCACCCTCCAAACCAGCGACGGCCGAGCGCTGGTCGGCATCGTGCGCGAAGCGCCAGGCGGCCAACTGCAGGTGGCCGGCGTCGACGGCAAGGTGGTCGAGCTGCGCGCCGACGAGGTCGAATCGCGCCAGCCGAGCGACAAGTCGCTGATGCCCGAGGGGCTGGCCACGCAATTGTCGCGAGAAGAGTTTACCGACCTGGTCGCGTATCTCGAATCGCTGCGCCCCGGTGGCAAAGTGACGCCCGGCGCTGGAATTGCCGGTGCGATCGAGTTGCCCGCTGGCTTCCGGATGTCCGTGGTGGTCAAAGGGCTGAGCGGCGCGACGGCCCTGGAATGCTTGCCCGATGGACGCATTCTGGTTGCGGAACAAGCGGGGCAGTTGCGGTTGGTTGCCGATGGCAAGCTGCTGCCCGAGCCGGTCGTCACGCTGCCGGTCGACAGTACGTGGGAGCGCGGCCTGCTCGGCGTGACGATCGATCCTGACTTTGCGCAGAACCAGTTCATTTACGTCGTCTGGGTTGCCAAGGAGCCATACCCTCACCATCGTCTCAGCCGCTTCACGCTGCGCGGCAACGTGGCCGAGACCGGCAGCGAGCTGGTTCTGCTCGAAGGGGACGACCAGCGGCAACTCGGCGGCAAGGTGCAAGCTGGCCATCAAGGGGGAGCAATTCACTTTGGCCCTGACGGCAAGTTGTACGTCGCGCTCGGTGAACAGACCGCCGAGCTGCCGGCCCAGAAGCTCGATACACTGCAAGGGAAGCTGCTCCGTTTGAATCGTGACGGCAGCGTGCCCGACGACAATCCGTTCGTGGCCGACACGTCGGGCAAGTACCGCGCGATCTGGGCGCGCGGCTGTCGCAATCCGTACACGTTCGCCTTCGATCGCGCGACGGGAACGATGCTGATCAACGACGTGGGCGGCAAGTTCGAGAAGATCAACCGGGGCGCGGCCGGCGCGAACTATGGCTGGCCACTGGTCGAGCACGGGCCGACGAGCGCGCCGGGCATGACCGGCGCGATTCACACCTATCCTCAAGCGTCGATTGCCGGCGGCGACTTCGCGCCGCACGGCAAGACGTGGCCCGAGGCGTATCGGGGACAGTATTTCTTTGCCGACTTCGTCCACGGTTGGATCAAGACGCTCGATCCCGCGCGGCCGGAGCGAGTGAGCACGTTTGCCAGTGGCTTGCGCCGGCCGGTCGACTTTCGGTTCGGCGACGACGGTGCGCTGTATGTGTTGCTGCGCAACGCGTGGGTGATCGACGGCAAGTTCGTCGCCGGCACCGGCTCGCTGCTAAAGATCACCCCGCCAAGGATGAAGTAG
- a CDS encoding SRPBCC family protein, translating into MVKIILLVIVILVAAFIGVAAMQPATMSVERSTMVAAPPAVVFNEVNDFHQWEAWSPWAKLDPAAKNSFDGPSSGVGAGFGWSGDSNVGEGHMAITESKPGEMVRIKLDFKRPMEGTNDVVFKFEPADNQTKVTWSMKGEKNLVGKAMGLVIDCDKMIGGMFDQGLASMKSIAEANAKK; encoded by the coding sequence ATCGTCAAAATCATTCTGTTGGTTATCGTGATTCTGGTGGCGGCCTTCATCGGCGTGGCGGCCATGCAGCCAGCGACAATGAGCGTCGAGCGTTCGACGATGGTGGCGGCCCCGCCGGCCGTGGTCTTCAACGAAGTGAACGACTTCCACCAGTGGGAGGCTTGGAGCCCGTGGGCCAAGCTCGATCCCGCGGCCAAAAACAGCTTCGACGGCCCATCGTCGGGCGTCGGCGCTGGCTTTGGCTGGTCGGGTGACAGCAACGTCGGCGAAGGGCACATGGCGATCACCGAGAGCAAGCCCGGCGAAATGGTTCGCATCAAGCTCGATTTCAAGCGGCCGATGGAAGGGACCAACGACGTGGTGTTCAAGTTCGAGCCGGCCGACAACCAAACCAAGGTCACCTGGTCGATGAAAGGGGAAAAGAACCTGGTCGGCAAGGCGATGGGGCTGGTGATCGATTGCGACAAAATGATCGGCGGCATGTTCGATCAAGGTCTGGCGTCGATGAAATCGATTGCCGAGGCGAATGCGAAGAAGTGA
- a CDS encoding exo-alpha-sialidase, whose amino-acid sequence MSDRVYLATRKGMFTVARGASGWKIDKVDFLGQNANMLVEDPRDGALYVALDHGHFGVKLHRSRDRGQSWQACAVPVYPQLTDDDRRRQAEAGEIGARRDFSSLKEIWELTPGGADQPGTLWAGTIPGALFRSRDYGDSWELIDSLWNRDERWKWFGGGKDSPGIHSVAVNPRNSQEVTVGISCGGAWVTEDGGATWQCRAAGMRAEYMPPEQAGDPNVQDPHRLVQCPAAPEAMWVQHHNGIFRTTDGARSWQEIRPVEPSVFGFAVVVHPHDANTAWFVPGVKDECRVPVQGKLVVTRTRDGGRSFELLTGGLPQEHCYDIVFRHALDVDSSGDRLVMGSSTGSLWISENGGASWTCVANHLPQIYCARFGH is encoded by the coding sequence ATGAGCGATCGCGTCTACCTGGCCACGCGCAAGGGAATGTTCACCGTGGCGCGCGGCGCGTCGGGCTGGAAGATCGACAAGGTTGACTTCCTGGGTCAGAACGCCAACATGCTGGTCGAGGATCCGCGCGACGGTGCCCTGTATGTCGCGCTCGACCACGGTCACTTCGGCGTCAAGCTGCATCGCTCGCGCGATCGCGGCCAGTCGTGGCAGGCCTGCGCCGTGCCGGTCTATCCGCAACTCACCGACGACGATCGCCGCCGGCAGGCCGAGGCGGGCGAGATCGGCGCGCGGCGCGACTTTTCGAGCCTGAAAGAGATTTGGGAACTCACGCCCGGCGGCGCGGACCAGCCGGGCACGCTGTGGGCCGGCACGATTCCCGGCGCGTTGTTCCGCTCGCGCGATTACGGCGATTCGTGGGAGCTGATCGATTCGCTGTGGAATCGGGACGAGCGCTGGAAATGGTTCGGCGGCGGCAAGGACAGCCCGGGCATTCACTCGGTGGCCGTCAATCCGCGCAATAGCCAGGAAGTAACCGTCGGCATCTCGTGCGGCGGAGCCTGGGTGACCGAGGACGGTGGCGCGACGTGGCAGTGCCGCGCCGCGGGCATGCGCGCCGAGTACATGCCGCCAGAACAGGCCGGCGATCCCAACGTGCAAGACCCACACCGGTTGGTACAGTGCCCGGCCGCGCCCGAGGCGATGTGGGTGCAGCATCACAACGGTATCTTCCGCACCACCGACGGCGCGCGGTCGTGGCAGGAAATCCGGCCGGTCGAGCCGTCGGTGTTCGGCTTTGCCGTCGTCGTGCATCCGCACGATGCGAACACCGCCTGGTTCGTGCCGGGGGTCAAAGATGAATGCCGCGTGCCGGTGCAGGGCAAGCTCGTCGTCACACGCACGCGCGACGGCGGGCGATCGTTCGAGTTGCTAACTGGCGGACTGCCGCAAGAGCATTGCTACGACATCGTCTTTCGCCACGCGCTCGACGTCGACAGCTCGGGCGACCGGCTGGTGATGGGCAGCTCGACCGGCTCGCTGTGGATTTCCGAGAACGGCGGCGCGTCGTGGACATGCGTCGCGAATCATTTGCCGCAAATCTATTGCGCCCGATTTGGGCATTGA
- a CDS encoding SRPBCC domain-containing protein codes for MVFESAEALAFIIKNYRADTGAVQTLERLGELLDGLFAESPAAREQVFRISRVFDAPRALVYQAWTEPAMLQHWWGPKGFTFRTGRNDVQPGGMFHYALVSPEGREMWGRWVFRQVVAPELLSFVASFSDADGGVTRHPFAPEWPLEVLSIVHFSDVGDKTQIEMIGLPIHASEQERQIFRGGRDSMQHGWTGTLDELAAFLATQHSE; via the coding sequence ATGGTATTCGAGTCGGCCGAGGCGCTAGCCTTCATCATCAAGAACTATCGGGCCGATACCGGCGCGGTGCAGACACTCGAACGGCTGGGGGAATTGCTCGATGGGTTGTTCGCCGAAAGCCCGGCCGCGCGGGAGCAGGTGTTCCGAATCTCGCGGGTGTTCGACGCGCCGCGGGCGTTGGTCTATCAGGCCTGGACCGAGCCGGCCATGTTGCAACATTGGTGGGGGCCGAAAGGTTTTACGTTTCGCACGGGGCGGAACGATGTCCAGCCTGGCGGCATGTTCCATTACGCCCTCGTTTCGCCCGAGGGGCGTGAAATGTGGGGACGTTGGGTTTTTCGCCAGGTCGTCGCGCCGGAATTGTTGTCGTTCGTGGCGTCGTTTTCCGACGCCGACGGAGGTGTAACGCGGCATCCGTTCGCGCCGGAGTGGCCCTTGGAAGTATTGTCGATCGTGCATTTCAGCGACGTTGGCGACAAAACGCAGATCGAGATGATTGGCCTGCCGATCCACGCCAGCGAACAAGAGCGGCAGATCTTCCGCGGCGGCCGCGACAGCATGCAACACGGCTGGACGGGCACGCTGGACGAACTGGCGGCGTTCCTAGCGACACAGCACAGCGAGTAG
- a CDS encoding DUF1211 domain-containing protein has product MKTSRLEAFSDGVMAVIITIMVLELKVPHGTDWIALRGLAPIFTAYVISFVYVAIYWNNHHHLLHLTERINGGVLWANMHLLFWLSLIPFTTGWMSENDFAPLPTALYGGVFLMSAVAWHILQRALVREQHNEKLRAALGADLKGKASLIIYLAAIPLAFVRPWLAIALYALVACLWLIPDRRFEAQLARDE; this is encoded by the coding sequence ATGAAAACTTCACGACTCGAAGCGTTCAGCGACGGCGTGATGGCCGTGATCATCACGATCATGGTCCTCGAACTGAAAGTGCCGCACGGGACCGACTGGATCGCCCTGCGCGGCTTGGCGCCCATCTTTACCGCGTACGTGATCAGCTTTGTCTACGTGGCGATCTATTGGAACAACCATCACCATCTATTGCATTTGACCGAGCGTATCAACGGCGGCGTGCTGTGGGCCAACATGCACCTGTTGTTCTGGCTGTCGCTGATTCCCTTCACCACCGGCTGGATGAGCGAGAACGACTTCGCGCCCCTGCCGACGGCGCTGTATGGGGGCGTGTTCTTGATGTCGGCGGTGGCCTGGCACATCTTGCAACGGGCGCTCGTGCGCGAGCAGCATAACGAAAAGTTGCGGGCGGCGCTCGGCGCCGACCTGAAAGGAAAGGCCTCGTTGATCATCTATCTGGCGGCGATTCCGCTGGCCTTTGTTCGACCCTGGCTGGCCATCGCGCTGTACGCCCTGGTGGCGTGCCTGTGGCTGATCCCCGATCGACGGTTCGAGGCGCAACTCGCGCGCGACGAGTGA
- a CDS encoding MoaD/ThiS family protein, protein MPRVVFTPNLKRHVECPDVMVDGATVHDALAAVFVGREQLRGYILDEHGRLRKHMVVFVDGQAIKDRDGLSDSASEQSEIYVMQALSGG, encoded by the coding sequence ATGCCCCGCGTTGTCTTCACTCCGAACCTCAAGCGCCACGTCGAGTGTCCCGACGTCATGGTCGATGGGGCAACGGTGCATGATGCGCTCGCGGCCGTGTTCGTCGGTCGCGAGCAATTGCGCGGCTATATTCTCGACGAGCACGGCCGACTGCGCAAGCACATGGTCGTGTTCGTCGATGGCCAGGCGATCAAGGACCGCGACGGGCTCAGCGATTCGGCGAGCGAACAGAGTGAAATCTACGTGATGCAAGCCTTATCGGGCGGCTAG